One stretch of Natronobacterium gregoryi SP2 DNA includes these proteins:
- a CDS encoding glycosyltransferase family 2 protein, producing MELSAVVSTLNDRERLLTCLDALDERTPSSTEVIVVNGPSSDGTSGAVRERDDVDVLVEISERNPNVSRNAGLGVASGDVVAFLSSEHAVEAGWYSAIERTIENGADVATGPVTGDDRFGGVDPRRPRTIAGRDVTLFDGDNVAFARTVLKALDGFDEYLEVGGARDCAHRVAGLGFDVGWAMEMAVRREIGTDGGQPDADLDPASDWGAIYQSIAYRLAKNYGPRPSVVVRTLGSAIRDGVVTVRGVVSGDSTPTEWLSDGTDVAASAGSGLRDGIYARYSDRSARRNPYGLSARHNRAVQLYDRR from the coding sequence ATGGAACTCTCGGCAGTCGTCTCGACACTCAACGATCGAGAGCGACTGCTGACGTGTCTAGACGCACTCGACGAGCGGACGCCGTCTTCGACGGAGGTCATCGTCGTCAACGGTCCCTCCTCGGACGGGACCAGTGGGGCCGTTCGCGAGCGAGACGACGTCGATGTCCTCGTCGAAATCTCCGAACGGAACCCGAACGTCTCCCGCAACGCGGGACTGGGCGTCGCCTCCGGCGACGTCGTCGCGTTTCTCAGCAGCGAACACGCCGTCGAAGCGGGCTGGTACAGCGCTATCGAACGGACGATAGAAAACGGTGCGGACGTCGCCACCGGGCCGGTCACCGGTGACGATCGGTTCGGCGGTGTCGATCCCCGCCGGCCCCGGACGATCGCCGGACGTGACGTGACACTTTTCGACGGCGACAACGTCGCGTTCGCCCGGACCGTACTCAAGGCACTCGACGGCTTCGACGAGTACCTCGAGGTCGGCGGTGCCCGTGACTGTGCACACCGCGTTGCAGGACTGGGTTTCGATGTCGGCTGGGCGATGGAGATGGCGGTTCGTCGGGAGATCGGAACCGACGGTGGACAGCCCGACGCCGATCTCGATCCGGCTTCGGACTGGGGGGCGATCTACCAGTCGATCGCCTACCGACTCGCGAAAAATTACGGCCCGCGCCCAAGCGTTGTCGTCCGCACGCTCGGGAGCGCGATCCGCGACGGCGTCGTCACCGTCCGTGGGGTCGTCTCCGGCGACTCGACGCCGACCGAGTGGCTGTCGGACGGAACGGACGTCGCCGCAAGCGCCGGCAGCGGGCTACGAGATGGGATCTACGCCCGGTACAGTGATCGGTCGGCCCGACGGAACCCGTACGGCCTCTCGGCCAGACACAATCGTGCAGTCCAGTTGTACGACCGGCGGTAA
- a CDS encoding class I SAM-dependent methyltransferase: MKGQEWYQADDVAEEYDDKRFSKGGQLIDRREKEAVLDAIMPVEDRNVLEIACGTGRFTVMLAEQGADVVGLDISAAMLQQGRQKAQNADPEGRLEFLRGDAGRLPFPDDHFDTVIAMRFFHLADDPEAFLREMRRVSREQIVFDTFNRFSSRSVYNWALPMGSRLYSKSEVSELLAKTELTLVDVEDDFLAPYGLYRAIPNGLASPIRRIDTAVGGNRVTDHFASVSYWNTRLR; encoded by the coding sequence GTGAAAGGACAGGAGTGGTACCAGGCCGACGATGTCGCCGAGGAGTACGACGACAAGCGGTTCTCCAAGGGTGGGCAGCTCATCGACCGTCGAGAGAAAGAAGCAGTTCTCGACGCGATCATGCCCGTCGAGGATCGAAACGTCCTCGAAATCGCCTGTGGTACCGGGCGATTTACCGTCATGCTCGCCGAACAGGGAGCAGACGTCGTTGGACTCGACATTTCGGCGGCGATGTTACAGCAGGGACGACAGAAAGCACAGAACGCCGATCCCGAGGGACGACTCGAGTTCCTTCGGGGCGATGCAGGGCGACTGCCCTTCCCGGACGATCACTTCGATACGGTCATCGCAATGCGGTTTTTCCACCTCGCGGACGACCCAGAGGCGTTCCTCCGGGAGATGCGTCGCGTCTCGCGCGAACAGATCGTCTTCGACACGTTCAACCGTTTCAGTTCCCGCAGCGTCTACAACTGGGCGTTGCCGATGGGGTCCCGACTCTACTCGAAGAGCGAGGTCAGCGAGTTACTCGCGAAGACGGAGCTGACACTGGTCGACGTCGAAGACGACTTCCTCGCTCCGTACGGGCTCTACCGAGCGATCCCGAACGGACTCGCGAGCCCGATTCGGCGAATCGACACAGCCGTCGGCGGGAACCGGGTCACCGATCACTTCGCGTCGGTTTCCTACTGGAACACCCGACTCCGGTGA